The Arcobacter roscoffensis genome segment TTGTAGTAAAGTAGGGTGTAAAAATTTTAGCAAGAATATCACTTGAAATTCCCCCTGCATTATCTTTTATATATATTATTTGAAAACTATCTTTTTCATCAAAAGAGATATTTATTTTAGCTTCTTTAATATCTCTTTCTAGAAAAGCGTCTTTTGAGTTATTTAAAATATTTATTAAAACTTGCAAAAGTTCATTTTTATGCAAATATAAAGCTGAATATTTTTTATTTTCTACAATAATCTTGATATTTTGATTTTCAAAAGACTTTCCAATCATTTTAATAGTATCTTCTACTAAAGATAGAGTTGTTACAGGAGTTTGCTCTTTTTGCGGTTCAAAGAAGTTTCTAAAGTCATCAATTGTTTTAGACATATATTGTAAATAATTATTGATTTCATCGGCTTTTTCTTCTACTAGTTCATTTGTTAAATTATTCATTTTGACTTTCATTTTAAGTCTTGTAGCAATACTTGCAATGGTATTTAAAGGTTGTCTCCATTGGTGAGCAATAACTGAAATCATCTCACCCATTGCAGCTAATTTTGATTGTTCAATTAGCATATCTTCTTTTTCTTTTATTTCGCTCATATCTAAAACAGATACCATTTTACACTTTTTGTTGTTTAAGGAAATGGATTTTATTTTAATAATTGCTGGAATAATGGTAGCATCTTTTGTAATAAGAGATATTTCTTGAAATGTTCTACTATTATATTTAATAAACTTTTTATTTGATGTTGGAATTAGTATACCCGTTGCTAGATTACCAATTAGCTCTTCTTCTTTTTCGTAATGCAGTATATTTATTAAGGATTTATTTACATTTTTTATAAATCCATCTTCAATTATTATGATACCCTCAATAGTATTATCCAATATATTTCGTAACTCTAAGGAAATTGTTTTATTTTCTTCCATATATAATTCCTTTATAATCTAAATGTATTATAATACATATAATGTTTTATTGTATTAAAAGGGACAAGATAAATGATTGATTATATACTTTTAGAAAAATATTCAAAAGACATAAATGTATTATTTGTTGAAGATGACGAGTTTATCAGAAAAGAAACAAAAGAGTTACTAGAAGATATTTTTCAAAAAAATATTACTATTGCAGTTGATGGTAAAGACGGTTTTGAAAAATATATGAATTACTATAATGAAAATAAAAAATATTTTGATTTGGTAATTACAGATATAAAGATGCCTAATATGGACGGTATTGAGTTAACAAAACTTATTTATAATCAACATGAAAATCAATCTTTGATTGTATTATCTGCTCATAATGAGTCAGAATATCTAATGCAACTTATAAACTTAGGAATTTCCCAGTTTATTTTAAAACCTATAGATTTTGATAATTTTGTGGAAGTTATTTATAAAGTTTCAAAAGATATTTATTTAGATGATAAGTCAGCTCAATCTGATATTTTAGAAAACCCAATGTTAAAACTATCTAAGAGTTTAACATGGGATAAACAAAATAAACAACTATTAAATAATGAAGAACTTGTAAAACTTACAAAAAAAGAGTATCTACTTTTTGATTTATTATTGAAAGTGCCTGAAAAAACTTGCACTAATGAAGAAATACTAAGCTATTTATGGCAAGATGACGATGATAAGTCACCTGATATTACAAATTTAAAAAATATAATCTCAAGACTAAGAAAAAAAGTTCCTGAGCTTAGAATCGAAAATATTTATAGTTTAGGGTATAGAATAAATACTCTACCATAAACTATTTTACTACGGGAGCAAAAGCTTTTGTTCCTACATTTATTTTTGAGCCAATTTTTAGACCTTGAAGCTCTTGATTACTTAAAACTACCTCAACAAGTTGTTGCCCTATACTTATAATAGCAATATTCACTACATCAATTTTTATAATATCAAGTATTTCTCCCTCAAAAGAGAATTTTTGAGAACCTTGAGTTTTTAATAGTACATCTTTAGGTTTTCCATCATTTAAAACTTCACCATTTTCAAGTAAAATCACTCTATTACTTAGTTTATATATTTCCCTTGGTTCATGACTAACCATAATAGTTGTAGTATTAAACTCTTTATGAAGGCTTAAAATTTCATCTTGTAAACTATTTCTCATTTTTGGATCAAGCGCGGATAGGGGTTCATCAAGTAATAAAAGCTTTGGTTTATTCATCATAGCTCTACAGATACTAAGTCTTTGCTTTTGACCTCCACTTAAGCTATTTGGGTATCTATTAATAAGATTTTTTAAATCACATAGTTCAAGTAGTTTAAAAGCTAAATCTTTATCTTTTTTTACATAAAGTAGATTTTGTAAAACACTCATATTTTCAAATAGGGCATAGTCTTGAAAAACAAAACCAATATCTCTTTTTTGAACTGCTAAATTAGTTTTATCATCTAGCCATGTAACGCTATTTACTTCAATATTGCCATTTGCACTCTCTAAACCTGCAAGTATTCTAAGTAAAGTTGTTTTACCACTACCACTTTTACCAGTAAGAGCAATAAAATCACCTTTTTGTATCTGCAAGTTTACGTCTAGGTTTATGTCACCTATTTGTCCATGAAGACTTTTTTGAATATCAATTTTAATCATATAAAACTCTTTTTTTGCTTATTGTTAAATATATATACCCCTAAAAGCACTACAAAACTAAGAACTAACATAATAGCACTATATACATGAGCCATATCATAATCTAAGATTTCTACAAACTCATATATAGCCACAGATGCAACCTTAGTTTCACCTGGTATGCTTCCTCCTATCATCAAAACCACACCAAACTCTCCAACTGTGTGGGCAAATGTTACTATAAGAGCTGTTAGAAGTGAGGGTTTGATATTTGGTAGGGCTACTTTAAATAGGGTAGTTAGTTTACTTTTACCACTTATATAACTTGCTTCTAACATATTTTTATTTAGGTTTTCAAAACCACTTTGTAGGGGTTGAACCATAAAAGGTAGGCTATAAAAACAACTAGCTATTACTAAGCCTGTAAAATTAAATACAAGCTGTATTCCAAAAGTCTCTTCAAAGAAAGCTCCTATATATGAATTGCTTGATAAACTCCAAAGTATATAAAAGCCAATAACAGAAGGTGGTAAAACAATTGGCAAGGCTGTTAATGCTTCAATAAAAGGTTTTACCTTAGAGTTACTTTGACTAAGCCACCATGATAAGGGCAGAGCAAGTATAAACAAAATAACAGTTGTAATAAATGCTAGTTTAAAAGAGATATAAAAAGGTGTTAATTCTATACTTGATAGTAATTCAAACATTATAAGACCTCTTTTATTGATATTTCACTTGCTTTTATTAAGACTATTACTTCATCATCTTTTTTTAATCCCATCTTCAAAGATGCACTACTTGTTATAATAGCTTCTTGAATATCTCCACTTAGGTTTAAACGAACTGAACTTAATAGCTTTCCATTTTCAACTGATTGTATTTTTGCTTTTATTTGATTACTACAGCTAAGCTCTCCTGAGAACTTTTTTGCTAAAGTTATGTGAGTTGATTTAATACATAAGGCTACTTTTGTTCCTACTTTGATACTATCATCTAGTTCTAAACTTAGCATTTTTAAAGTATTTCCATGAAAATTAAATTCTACAAGATGTATAATTTCTTCCTTTTGTATACTTTTTACTACTGCTTTTAACATATACAAACTCCTATTTTACTATATATCCGTAGTTTTCTAAAATACTCTTAGCTTCTTTTGAGAACAAGAAATTATAGAACTTTTTAGCTTCTTTTTTATTTTTACTATTTTTTAAAATAATAGCCCCTTGCTTTATAGAAGTATATAGTTTCGGGTTAATGTGTATATAGTTTAATCCTTCTTTATACTTAGACATTTTTGGACTATAAAGCATAGATTTTGCGATAAAACCAATATTTGCAGCTGTAAATGTATATGAAAGAGTTTGTGAAATAGACTCACCATATACAAACTTTTTTTGAAGTTCATTTAAAAGCTTTGTATTTTCCAAAACTTCAAATGAGGCTTGACCATAAGGAGCAGTTTTTGGATTAGCTATTGCTATATGTTTAATATCTTGATTTTTTAATAAAGCTAAGCCTTTAGAAAAGTCTTGTTTTTTCTTTGAAAACAAAGATAATGAGCCTCTTGCATAAACTCTTGGAGTATTTAAAGCTAAGCCATCTTTGTATAAAGCTTGGGGATACTTCATA includes the following:
- a CDS encoding response regulator transcription factor — its product is MIDYILLEKYSKDINVLFVEDDEFIRKETKELLEDIFQKNITIAVDGKDGFEKYMNYYNENKKYFDLVITDIKMPNMDGIELTKLIYNQHENQSLIVLSAHNESEYLMQLINLGISQFILKPIDFDNFVEVIYKVSKDIYLDDKSAQSDILENPMLKLSKSLTWDKQNKQLLNNEELVKLTKKEYLLFDLLLKVPEKTCTNEEILSYLWQDDDDKSPDITNLKNIISRLRKKVPELRIENIYSLGYRINTLP
- a CDS encoding sensor histidine kinase, which translates into the protein MEENKTISLELRNILDNTIEGIIIIEDGFIKNVNKSLINILHYEKEEELIGNLATGILIPTSNKKFIKYNSRTFQEISLITKDATIIPAIIKIKSISLNNKKCKMVSVLDMSEIKEKEDMLIEQSKLAAMGEMISVIAHQWRQPLNTIASIATRLKMKVKMNNLTNELVEEKADEINNYLQYMSKTIDDFRNFFEPQKEQTPVTTLSLVEDTIKMIGKSFENQNIKIIVENKKYSALYLHKNELLQVLINILNNSKDAFLERDIKEAKINISFDEKDSFQIIYIKDNAGGISSDILAKIFTPYFTTKTSKNGTGLGLYICKSIIEKHSNGELSVENHEDGVLFKIKLFK
- a CDS encoding TOBE domain-containing protein; translation: MLKAVVKSIQKEEIIHLVEFNFHGNTLKMLSLELDDSIKVGTKVALCIKSTHITLAKKFSGELSCSNQIKAKIQSVENGKLLSSVRLNLSGDIQEAIITSSASLKMGLKKDDEVIVLIKASEISIKEVL
- the modB gene encoding molybdate ABC transporter permease subunit translates to MFELLSSIELTPFYISFKLAFITTVILFILALPLSWWLSQSNSKVKPFIEALTALPIVLPPSVIGFYILWSLSSNSYIGAFFEETFGIQLVFNFTGLVIASCFYSLPFMVQPLQSGFENLNKNMLEASYISGKSKLTTLFKVALPNIKPSLLTALIVTFAHTVGEFGVVLMIGGSIPGETKVASVAIYEFVEILDYDMAHVYSAIMLVLSFVVLLGVYIFNNKQKKSFI
- a CDS encoding ABC transporter ATP-binding protein, which encodes MIKIDIQKSLHGQIGDINLDVNLQIQKGDFIALTGKSGSGKTTLLRILAGLESANGNIEVNSVTWLDDKTNLAVQKRDIGFVFQDYALFENMSVLQNLLYVKKDKDLAFKLLELCDLKNLINRYPNSLSGGQKQRLSICRAMMNKPKLLLLDEPLSALDPKMRNSLQDEILSLHKEFNTTTIMVSHEPREIYKLSNRVILLENGEVLNDGKPKDVLLKTQGSQKFSFEGEILDIIKIDVVNIAIISIGQQLVEVVLSNQELQGLKIGSKINVGTKAFAPVVK
- the modA gene encoding molybdate ABC transporter substrate-binding protein encodes the protein MKKILASIALLSCGLYANTLNIALAANVSYAIKELKKEFIKTNPNTKVNITLGSSGKLTAQIKNNAPYDVFMSANMKYPQALYKDGLALNTPRVYARGSLSLFSKKKQDFSKGLALLKNQDIKHIAIANPKTAPYGQASFEVLENTKLLNELQKKFVYGESISQTLSYTFTAANIGFIAKSMLYSPKMSKYKEGLNYIHINPKLYTSIKQGAIILKNSKNKKEAKKFYNFLFSKEAKSILENYGYIVK